A window of Purpureocillium takamizusanense chromosome 13, complete sequence genomic DNA:
GATACTCCCAGTCaatgtcgacgccgtcggcgccagTCTGAGCCACCATGGCTGcgacctgccctgcccaacGGTCCCTCGCTTTGGCATCGCGTGCGGCCTCCTCGAAGCCCAGCGAGTCGCCCCATCCGCCAATGGCAATCATGATCTTGGTGCCGGGAGTGAACTGAGGCCGGACCTGGTCGACGGTGGTGAAGAGCGGCCACTGGGGCGGCGATTGATCAACGTTGAAGGTGTCGGACCTCATAAACGCGAGGACGACATGAGTGATGTCGGCGGTCAAGTTTGCATCCACAGGCACCACATTGTGCTGGCTGGGTTGCTGTTAGGCTTGGGTTTTCATCTGTGGTTatgaggggggggggagatCTTACCCGGTAAGATACATGGCGCAGCGTAGCGCTtcagcgccagccgcggccatggcgacgaggacgagcgaccgccaggcagcccagAGTGCGACGACTTGCATTGTGGCTGACTCGCGAACCCGTGATGAGGTTCCGACGATGGGCTGTTGGCATGAGGAGCTGCCAACAAGCGACTGGACGGACGTGGGTTGAGGAACTGCTGCCCTGCACCCACAGTGTCGCGTGAGGTACCCCTGCGCGCTGCCTCAGGCCACCGCCAGCATAGCACCTTCATCTGCAGCCGGCTGGATCACAACAACACACTTGGATTGGGGATTCAAGTAGGTTTCGTCTCCGAGCCAGATGGCCTATTCATGACCCATGAGGAAGGCCACGCGCGCAGCGCTTTCCGCGCAcgctcgctgctggcgcgcggGTTTGATACGAAGGATTCACTCGCCAGCAGCGTTGCCGCGATGCGGTTTGCCTGACAAATGCTTTGCGAATCCGCTCCTACTAGTAGTTCCATATGACGTTCATGATACGCAGGGTAGGAACTGTAGTTACAGTACTGCCTATACTTGGCACccacgtactttgtacgagTCCATGTCGTGCCCTTGCGCGACGAGAGGAGTCCCGACCCCGGCTGCTCTCCAGGCATCAGCTTTTTCGTCGGAGCACAGCGTTGCCAGCCAACGATGCCCATGGGCTCTTGGCCAATTGACGGCAGTCGACAGGCCTCGAAAAAGGAAGCAAAAGCAATAAATCATGTGCCGTACAATATGTACGCCGGCAACCCGGCCAACCGCCTTCCATAATGGTACCTAACGAGGCACAAAGGAATAGCTCCCTAGCACCGTAGAGGAGGTACTTATAGTACTGCGCAGAGCGGGGGCGATTGCAGACGCAACTTTGACACCTACAAAGTACTAAAGTAGAGGTACTTAGGCATGCGTTGACTGCCACCACTGCTTCAATGGCTTCCAGTGCCGCGGCCAACCATTTATGAGGTGCGTGCGGGTGTAGAAAGGCAATGAGCCCAGAACCTGGAACGTGCGGGGGGGCAGATGCCACCGACCCGAGGCGGGCACGGGGATCGAGGCTGCGTTGCGCTGTCACCTGTCACAAGGTTGGAAcgggcccgccgtcgagacgggATGGAATTGTTGCTTGTCTGCCAGCCCGTGTGAGCTCAGCAACAATGCTTCACTGTCAAACGGGTGCTAGCTCACCTTAGTAgaggtaaggtaccttaaGGTGGCCGTGTAAGCCCCAATGCCTTGCGAGCCATGCCAACCAGTTGCCTGGCAGCTGTTGCCTCTGCTGGGCTTGTTCACGTTCAGGAGGGAGCTGGGTAGGTACGAAGAACAGAGCGGCTCAATGGTTGTCAAGTCGGCCCCGGGACGTATCGGTTTGTAGTGTGGTACTTTGCAACAGACGGGTCTGCACGCGTGTGAGCATGTACCATCTTACCCCTCGTACGAACCGCCGGCCCACCGGAGCTCTGCCCTGCTGCAACCtcgtaggtaccttacccCTACCAAGCCTGAGAAGCGCCCCGCCCCGGTGCTTCAGCGCTCCAGCTGCCCCGTGGTGCACTCACGCCAGCCCTTCTGGTTCCATTTggaccagcaccaccagcaccacaagcagcaggcacagggggcgggggcagccaaaaaaaaaaaaagatcAGACTCAATTCAAACCCTGGGGGGGGTCACATATCGACCATGGGCCCCTCTCTCTGCCAAttaggtacctacctctGTACCGTTtggctgccatgccatgctcctcctcccaaACCTGAacccgccgcagcccagcccagcccagcccagcctacCACCCGCCTCATCCAGTCTCGCCCACCTACCAACATTATTCCTCCCATCTGTCCTCATGCCAGCTGCCGCACCTGCGCTCAACTCgccagcatcaccaccatcatcaccatcaccacctcaccacttcaccaccaccaccaccgcggccgccatcgctctctagcctcgccaccgccgagcgcttgcccgcccgcccgcctgtcgCGATCGaggtgcccgcccgcttGCCGCGTcacgcgcccgtcgccggtgCCCCCACGATGCAATTCGAGTAAACATCGTGTCCAGTGCAATATCTGCTGGCTGCTTGTCGCGCGACACTGCACCtccagccgcagccaccaccaccaccaagttACCACTGCTACaatcaccgccgtcgccgcctgtcAAGCCAACCAACACGCctggcagccagccagcagcacaCCAGCGACATCCGACTCGACTCGGCGCCCAAccaaccaccgccgccgacccctcGTTTGTTGTCTGGCTGGGCTCGTCCTGTCCGACCTTGTCctgtccagtccagtccagtcctATCCTGACCTGATCCGACCGGACCTGGGCCTGCCCTGTGCTGCCCCGTCTCTCCAAACCAGACGGACTTCTCCTCGCTGGCCCGTCGGCATGACCATGCCTGTTGGCGACTGCGACGCCGAAGCGACGTCCATCAACTAACCTCGAATCCTTCcacgcgcgccctcgacctgGTTtcgacgcgcccgtcgttgccgccacAATCATCATCGACCCACGCCgaacgcacgcacgtcgcgacgacggccgtaCACACCCACGCCCCAgcgctcgcgcgcggcgtcccGTTACACTAGCATCtgatcgccgccgcgaccttTCTttcccatcgccgccctcgcgccgcctcttccaTCGCCCTCCCTTCATCCGACGGCacgccccccggcccccgGGCGacacgccgccatggacctTCGCTCCGTCCTCAACACGTCGGACAATGGCGATCGCGGCCCCCCCAAGGCGCCGCTGACGCCCCAGCAGCAAAaacagccgccaccgcagcctCTGTCGCAGCCTCATCCCGCCCAAAGCCCGGCCCAATACGGCGCCTACCGCGAGTATGCCCAACAAcaaccgcagcagcagcagccgccgccatcgcagcagcagcagcagcagcaacacaTGAGCCAGGACTATCCTCACCATCCTCATCAACCGCAGCAACcacaccaacagcagcagcatccccACGGCGCCTATCCGCAGCCCCAGTACCAGAacgcgctgcagcaccaCGCGGCCCgtgacgcgccgccgcctcccccccttcggcCTGCCGGGTCCTTCCACGATGTTCGctcccccggcggcgccgcacacGTCCCGCCTCAATCGCCCTACcgtccgacgccgacgcccaccaATGCCCccgcgggcgctgctggaTATCCATTTCCGCCTCAGGCAACTCCTGAGAtgcccagccccagccagaGGCATCAGTATCCCCCTACGCcgtaccagcagcagcagcagcagccgccttCGCAACACCAACGGCGTGACAGTTACTCACAGGCTGGTGTCGCGGGCCACGCCTACGTGCAACCGCAACAGGTGCCACAGACCCCTCCCATCGGCACCTCAGGCGCCTCATCCCATGTCTACATGCATCAGCGCTCCCAGTCGACGCACTCGACACCCACCCCGACCTCGGCGCACAGCCAGCAACACTTTGGCCCTCCACACGTCCACGgcagccccgtcgtcgcctcccaGCCCCATCCCGCTGACTTCAATCGACAGCCTTCACAGCCCCCGACGCCGAtaggaccgccgccgcccgtcgccaggcAGTCGACCGGCTtcgcccagccgccgagcCCCTACCAACAGCGCATGTCCTCGGTCGGCCAGCCCCAGGCTTCGCCCACGagccacccgccgcctccgctgccgccccacgccgcccagcgcatgcccagcagcagcagcaccacccacGCCGCTTACGAGTCTCCCGCGCACGACTCCCCCCACAGCCGGCCCATATCCCGCCACGGCCCCGAGCGGGAGAGCAGCCTGCGCGAGAGCAGTCTGTCCGTCAGCCCGCGCACCCGCGTTGCCTCGCTTGCTAGCAGCTCCGACAGAGACAGGCAGCCCCCTTCAGCCGGCCACGAGCCTGAGAAACGCCCAACACAGACGTTTCAACCCATGGCCgtcgacaccgccgccgccatcgccgccaccgctgccgacCGCGCCGTCACTCCTGCCAAACGCAAGCTCGAAGACCGCAGCATGAGCCCCAGGGAGCTTGAGAACCGGCAAATCCGGCCACCCCCCGGCGAGGTAAACGGCCGAGTCCAGAAAGCACCAACCCCCGAGCCCACCAAGAAGCGCCGGCAAGTCCGCGCACGACCTCCCATCTGGGCCCAGAGCGCCCACACTCTCGGCAACAGACCCCCGGCTCACCCCAACTTTGTCCTCCAGAAGCGGCCCAATCTGCACGTAAACGGCAAGCAAGAGACCAAGCCGGAGCGCCCGAGCCGCCAGCCATCGCCCGAGGCGCAgcgggcgcagcaggg
This region includes:
- the CET1 gene encoding mRNA-capping enzyme subunit beta (EggNog:ENOG503NXVE~COG:S~BUSCO:EOG09264P4J), which translates into the protein MDLRSVLNTSDNGDRGPPKAPLTPQQQKQPPPQPLSQPHPAQSPAQYGAYREYAQQQPQQQQPPPSQQQQQQQHMSQDYPHHPHQPQQPHQQQQHPHGAYPQPQYQNALQHHAARDAPPPPPLRPAGSFHDVRSPGGAAHVPPQSPYRPTPTPTNAPAGAAGYPFPPQATPEMPSPSQRHQYPPTPYQQQQQQPPSQHQRRDSYSQAGVAGHAYVQPQQVPQTPPIGTSGASSHVYMHQRSQSTHSTPTPTSAHSQQHFGPPHVHGSPVVASQPHPADFNRQPSQPPTPIGPPPPVARQSTGFAQPPSPYQQRMSSVGQPQASPTSHPPPPLPPHAAQRMPSSSSTTHAAYESPAHDSPHSRPISRHGPERESSLRESSLSVSPRTRVASLASSSDRDRQPPSAGHEPEKRPTQTFQPMAVDTAAAIAATAADRAVTPAKRKLEDRSMSPRELENRQIRPPPGEVNGRVQKAPTPEPTKKRRQVRARPPIWAQSAHTLGNRPPAHPNFVLQKRPNLHVNGKQETKPERPSRQPSPEAQRAQQGSVAANPPPPPVEAGPQDILGPWEASITGIKPYEEVSKKIADFIFINAVNNRDIKEIVSRGIHFEIEAKLGTLIDKDTNHRVERYLETETVLQDTGRVAFRSSMTEAHHKAFNEFLNQMVIQTDPRAGTNRVQVHYKHRREIDRYFELPPDLQNRLPGCVRSRLGARARNVRVRVTYDQRTREVLDKIIKARVADIDLHMPSCPMDCRLSINLEMPWEGSVEELERLAASPVDRQPDRNKDRLSYSQGHYQVDLTQVTVTTPGPGNAQRTEKEHELEIEVSPEIVLDQGNRAMNGAPHRYQELVEGLVDNVRLLARKAREFG